A stretch of Bacteroidales bacterium DNA encodes these proteins:
- the holA gene encoding DNA polymerase III subunit delta codes for MTFEQIIGDIKRKIYHPIYLLHGEEPYFIDVITGLIEESVLTDAEKEFNQTVVYGRETDPGAIIDMARRFPMMANYQVVIVREAQDIEKIENLQPYVEKPQPSTILVIAHKYRKIDQRKSFAKSVENAGVLFESARIYEYKVPGWINEQIVEKGYSIKPEGCQLLAEYLGNDLGRISNELEKLLINLPAGSAIDAALIERNIGISKDYNIFELQNALGVKDVAKANRIINYFAANTKQNPMIVVLTVLFGFFMKLMIYHQLKDKSKNNAASVLSVNPFFVKDYALAAQNYSFRRLRAIIGLLREYDLRLKGMNNGSTEESELLRELVYKILH; via the coding sequence ATGACTTTTGAACAGATTATCGGCGACATAAAACGGAAAATTTATCACCCTATTTATTTACTTCATGGGGAAGAGCCGTATTTCATTGATGTCATCACCGGGTTGATCGAGGAAAGTGTCCTCACCGATGCGGAAAAAGAATTCAACCAGACCGTGGTATATGGCCGTGAAACCGATCCGGGGGCGATCATCGATATGGCCAGGCGTTTTCCAATGATGGCTAATTACCAGGTGGTCATTGTCAGGGAAGCCCAGGATATCGAAAAAATTGAAAACCTGCAACCTTACGTGGAGAAGCCACAGCCATCGACTATCCTGGTCATCGCCCATAAATATAGAAAAATCGACCAGCGGAAAAGTTTTGCGAAAAGCGTCGAGAATGCCGGCGTGTTGTTTGAATCGGCAAGGATTTACGAGTACAAGGTGCCAGGCTGGATCAATGAGCAGATCGTGGAAAAAGGGTATTCCATCAAGCCGGAAGGCTGCCAGCTGCTCGCCGAGTACCTTGGCAATGACCTTGGCCGGATCAGCAACGAGCTGGAGAAGCTGCTCATCAACCTTCCGGCAGGAAGTGCCATCGACGCAGCGCTCATTGAACGGAACATCGGTATCAGCAAGGATTATAATATTTTTGAACTTCAGAACGCTCTTGGCGTCAAAGATGTGGCAAAAGCCAACCGGATCATCAACTATTTTGCTGCCAATACCAAGCAAAACCCCATGATCGTAGTCCTGACTGTGCTGTTTGGCTTCTTCATGAAACTGATGATCTACCACCAGCTTAAAGATAAATCGAAGAACAATGCCGCTTCGGTGCTTTCCGTGAATCCGTTTTTCGTAAAGGATTACGCCTTGGCTGCACAGAACTATTCATTCAGGCGTCTTCGTGCCATCATCGGCTTACTCCGTGAATATGACCTTCGTTTAAAAGGGATGAACAACGGTTCAACCGAAGAAAGTGAATTACTCCGGGAACTTGTTTACAAAATTCTGCACTGA
- the dnaK gene encoding molecular chaperone DnaK produces the protein MGKIIGIDLGTTNSCVSVMEGNEPVVIPNSEGRRTTPSIVAFTDNNERKVGDPAKRQAITNPKRTVYSIKRFMGETFDQVTTEIKRVTYEVTRGDNNTPRVKIDDRFYSPQEISAMVLQKMKKTAEDYLGQTVTEAVITVPAYFSDSQRQATKEAGEIAGLKVRRIINEPTAAALAYGLDKKHKDIKVAVFDLGGGTFDISILELGDGIFEVKSTNGNTHLGGDDFDHTVIDWLAEEFKKDEGVDLRKDPMALQRLKEAAEKAKIELSSSTETEINLPYIMPVDGVPKHLVRKLTRSKFEQLIDKYVQMTIEPCRKALADAGLEASGIDEVILVGGSTRIPVIQQIVKDFFGKEPSKGVNPDEVVAVGAAIQGGVLTGEVKDVLLLDVTPLSLGIETLGSVFTKLIESNTTIPTKKSEVFSTASDTQTSVEIHVLQGERPMATQNKSIGRFHLDGIPPAPRGIPQIEVTFDIDANGILHVAAKDKATGRSQQIRIEASSGLNQEEIDRMKREAQENAETDKKARESVDKLNAADALIFQTEKQLKEYGDKIPATVKGDLETALGQLKEAHKSQDIAAIDAAMTNLNDKWQKASTEMYQGAQSSQQQPGAQQDEGPGQQGGNKNDGEVTDVDFEEVK, from the coding sequence ATGGGAAAGATAATTGGAATAGACCTTGGGACGACAAACTCCTGTGTCTCGGTAATGGAAGGCAATGAACCTGTAGTGATCCCTAACAGCGAAGGACGCAGGACCACCCCTTCTATCGTAGCTTTCACTGATAATAACGAACGGAAAGTTGGCGACCCTGCCAAACGCCAGGCCATCACCAACCCCAAACGAACCGTATATTCGATCAAACGATTCATGGGTGAGACCTTTGACCAGGTCACCACCGAAATAAAAAGGGTCACTTACGAAGTGACGCGCGGCGACAACAACACACCCCGTGTTAAGATTGATGATCGCTTTTATTCCCCGCAGGAAATATCTGCCATGGTATTGCAGAAAATGAAGAAAACAGCCGAGGATTATCTCGGACAGACTGTTACCGAAGCCGTCATCACGGTTCCGGCATATTTCAGCGATTCACAGCGGCAGGCCACCAAAGAGGCCGGCGAAATTGCAGGCCTGAAGGTCCGAAGGATTATCAACGAGCCTACGGCAGCAGCGCTGGCTTATGGGCTCGATAAGAAACACAAGGACATTAAAGTAGCCGTTTTCGATCTTGGTGGCGGTACTTTCGACATTTCCATCCTCGAGTTGGGAGATGGGATTTTCGAGGTGAAATCAACGAACGGCAATACCCACCTTGGTGGTGATGACTTTGACCATACTGTTATTGACTGGTTGGCTGAAGAGTTTAAGAAAGATGAGGGCGTCGATCTGCGGAAAGACCCTATGGCACTTCAGCGTCTGAAGGAAGCTGCCGAAAAGGCTAAAATCGAGCTTTCCAGTTCCACTGAAACTGAGATCAACCTTCCGTACATCATGCCGGTTGACGGTGTGCCAAAGCACCTGGTAAGAAAACTGACCCGCTCCAAATTTGAGCAGCTGATCGATAAATATGTCCAGATGACGATTGAGCCCTGCCGCAAAGCATTAGCAGATGCCGGCCTGGAGGCCTCCGGGATTGATGAGGTTATCCTCGTTGGCGGTTCTACCCGGATACCTGTGATCCAGCAAATTGTTAAAGACTTCTTTGGCAAGGAGCCTTCCAAAGGCGTGAACCCGGATGAGGTCGTCGCAGTAGGAGCAGCTATCCAGGGAGGCGTGCTCACCGGCGAAGTGAAGGATGTGCTTTTGCTGGACGTGACCCCGCTGTCGCTTGGCATTGAAACTTTAGGCAGTGTATTTACCAAATTAATTGAGTCGAATACCACTATTCCGACAAAGAAATCGGAGGTGTTTTCAACTGCTTCCGACACCCAGACATCGGTGGAAATCCATGTTCTGCAGGGCGAACGCCCCATGGCAACCCAGAACAAGAGCATCGGGCGTTTCCATCTCGACGGCATCCCGCCGGCACCACGTGGCATACCACAGATTGAAGTTACCTTCGACATAGACGCCAACGGCATCCTGCATGTCGCGGCAAAAGATAAAGCCACAGGACGTTCCCAGCAGATCCGAATCGAAGCTTCTTCCGGCCTCAACCAGGAAGAAATCGACCGGATGAAACGGGAAGCCCAGGAAAATGCCGAAACCGACAAGAAAGCAAGGGAAAGCGTTGATAAACTCAACGCGGCTGATGCCCTCATCTTCCAGACTGAAAAACAGCTGAAAGAATATGGAGATAAAATTCCGGCTACTGTGAAAGGTGATTTGGAAACGGCACTCGGACAGTTAAAAGAGGCACACAAAAGCCAGGACATTGCTGCTATCGATGCGGCAATGACCAACCTGAACGATAAATGGCAAAAAGCAAGCACCGAGATGTACCAGGGAGCCCAATCTTCACAACAACAACCAGGTGCGCAGCAGGATGAAGGCCCCGGACAGCAGGGTGGCAATAAAAACGACGGTGAAGTGACCGACGTCGATTTCGAAGAAGTTAAATAG
- a CDS encoding RsmD family RNA methyltransferase, whose product MRIIKGTHRGRKITAPASLPVRPTTDLAKESLFNILDNHIYFEDIRVLDLYAGTGSISYEFASRGSQQIISVDIHPGCIRFISETATQLRFDRMKAIRSSSIGFLNHCSEKFDLIFADPPYELEGIEDVINIVFDRQLLHEGGWLIIEHAKGKDFSTIPNFFQHRNYGKVNFTFFRK is encoded by the coding sequence ATGCGGATCATAAAAGGGACCCACCGGGGAAGAAAAATTACGGCGCCGGCCAGCCTGCCGGTCAGACCAACTACCGACCTGGCCAAAGAAAGCCTGTTTAATATCCTTGACAATCATATTTATTTTGAAGATATCCGTGTCCTGGACCTTTATGCAGGGACCGGAAGTATTTCATATGAGTTTGCTTCCAGGGGCAGCCAACAAATTATTTCCGTCGATATCCACCCCGGTTGTATCAGGTTCATAAGCGAAACCGCCACCCAGCTGAGGTTTGACCGGATGAAAGCCATCAGGTCGTCCTCGATCGGCTTCCTGAACCATTGCAGCGAGAAATTCGACCTTATCTTTGCTGATCCCCCCTATGAACTGGAGGGGATCGAGGATGTGATCAACATTGTTTTTGACAGGCAGCTTCTTCATGAGGGAGGTTGGCTAATCATTGAGCATGCAAAGGGTAAAGATTTTTCAACTATTCCGAATTTCTTCCAGCACAGGAATTATGGCAAGGTGAATTTCACTTTCTTCAGAAAATAA
- a CDS encoding DUF2795 domain-containing protein, which translates to MYWTLELASKLEDAPWPCTKEELIDWCIRSGAPAEVVENLRELEDEGDIYESIEDIWPDYPTKEDFFFHEDEY; encoded by the coding sequence ATGTACTGGACGTTGGAATTAGCTTCAAAACTGGAAGATGCTCCTTGGCCCTGCACTAAAGAGGAGTTAATCGACTGGTGCATCCGTTCAGGTGCCCCGGCTGAAGTGGTTGAAAATCTTAGAGAACTTGAGGACGAAGGAGATATCTATGAAAGCATCGAGGATATCTGGCCGGATTACCCAACCAAGGAAGATTTTTTCTTCCACGAAGACGAGTATTAA
- a CDS encoding long-chain fatty acid--CoA ligase: MEVTRLFDLLPYYKNSFKPKDDVLAGKEGGIWVKYSIDQYIEAATNISYGLLYLGIKPGDKIATISNNRPEWNFLDMGILQIGAVHVPIYPTISESDYKYILAHSEVKFVFISGKEIMRKIEHILLEIPAIQGIFTFKPIDGVKLLDELIELGRSNPQPDKVELLKAAITPKDLATLIYTSGTTGFPKGVMLTHQNILSNVMGVKHIFPVDESCKGISYLPLCHVYERMDIYTYHYLGMSIYYAENMGTIADNIREVKPEIFTTVPRLLEKVYDKIIAKGSQLKGFKKGVFFWAVTLANHYELEGKSWLYLAQLRLADRLVFTKWREALGGNVRVIVSGGAALQPRLAKIFTAAGIPILEGYGLTETSPVIAVNTLEKGGRMFGTVGKPLSNVDVKIATDGEILAKGSNIMMGYFKDAEMTSQAIEPDGWFHTGDVGKLEPEGHLRITGRKKEIFKTSLGKYISPQLLENKFKESHFIDGIIILGENQKYAAALVVPDFNHLRSWCEHKSIEYSSDKEMIKNPIVKKRFRKEIGHFNKFFGNTEQIQNFELIDHEWSLETGELTANLKLKRSYILDKYKEEVERLFK, encoded by the coding sequence ATGGAAGTTACCAGGCTTTTTGATCTTCTTCCTTATTATAAAAACAGTTTCAAGCCGAAAGATGATGTGCTTGCCGGAAAAGAAGGCGGAATTTGGGTAAAATATTCCATCGACCAGTATATCGAAGCCGCCACCAATATCAGCTACGGATTACTTTACCTGGGGATCAAACCGGGAGATAAAATCGCGACGATCTCCAATAACAGGCCTGAATGGAACTTTCTCGATATGGGCATCTTGCAGATCGGCGCAGTGCATGTCCCGATCTATCCCACTATCAGCGAATCTGATTACAAGTACATCCTGGCCCACTCAGAGGTTAAGTTCGTATTTATTTCCGGTAAGGAAATTATGCGCAAGATCGAGCATATCTTGCTTGAAATTCCTGCTATACAGGGAATATTCACCTTTAAACCAATAGATGGGGTGAAGCTTCTGGACGAACTGATCGAATTGGGCAGGTCAAATCCCCAACCGGATAAAGTTGAATTGCTAAAAGCTGCCATAACCCCCAAAGACCTGGCAACACTGATTTATACTTCCGGCACGACCGGTTTCCCTAAAGGGGTAATGCTGACCCATCAGAATATCCTCAGTAATGTGATGGGGGTGAAGCATATTTTCCCTGTCGATGAAAGTTGCAAAGGTATCAGCTATCTCCCTCTCTGCCACGTTTATGAAAGGATGGACATTTACACCTATCATTACCTGGGTATGTCTATTTATTACGCTGAGAACATGGGAACAATCGCCGACAACATCAGGGAGGTCAAACCTGAGATATTTACTACCGTTCCGCGGCTCCTTGAGAAAGTGTACGACAAGATCATTGCTAAAGGAAGCCAGCTTAAAGGCTTTAAAAAAGGTGTTTTTTTCTGGGCAGTCACTTTAGCCAACCATTATGAACTCGAAGGCAAAAGCTGGCTCTACCTGGCCCAGCTAAGGCTTGCGGATAGGCTCGTTTTTACTAAATGGCGCGAAGCGCTGGGAGGAAATGTAAGGGTAATCGTATCCGGCGGCGCTGCCCTTCAGCCCAGGCTGGCTAAAATCTTTACCGCTGCCGGTATCCCCATCCTCGAAGGTTATGGCCTCACCGAAACCTCACCGGTCATTGCAGTCAACACACTGGAAAAGGGTGGAAGGATGTTCGGTACAGTGGGAAAACCCCTGAGTAATGTCGATGTCAAAATAGCTACTGATGGAGAGATCCTTGCCAAAGGATCCAACATCATGATGGGTTATTTTAAGGACGCTGAAATGACATCCCAGGCTATTGAACCTGACGGCTGGTTCCATACCGGCGATGTGGGAAAACTGGAACCTGAAGGCCACCTGCGCATCACCGGGCGAAAGAAAGAGATATTCAAGACTTCACTCGGCAAATATATCAGCCCCCAATTACTTGAAAATAAATTCAAAGAATCACATTTTATCGACGGCATCATAATCCTGGGCGAAAATCAGAAATATGCCGCTGCCCTCGTGGTGCCTGATTTTAACCACCTCCGCTCCTGGTGCGAACACAAAAGCATCGAATATTCCTCCGATAAGGAAATGATCAAAAACCCCATCGTCAAAAAGCGTTTCAGAAAAGAAATCGGTCATTTTAATAAATTCTTCGGAAATACAGAACAAATCCAGAATTTTGAGCTGATCGACCATGAATGGAGCCTTGAAACCGGTGAGCTGACCGCCAACCTCAAGCTGAAGAGGTCCTATATCCTCGACAAATACAAGGAGGAAGTAGAAAGACTTTTCAAGTAA
- a CDS encoding cob(I)yrinic acid a,c-diamide adenosyltransferase, whose protein sequence is MSRIKIYTRTGDKGQTSLIGGTRVPKFHPRIEAYGTIDELNSYIGLIRDQDIDMYFKDILLEIQDRLFTAESIIALDPAAEATIKLPELNDADITFLEQEIDHMNEVLPELKSFILPGGHPVVSYCHVARCVCRRAERHTIRLARSQPVEEKVIQYLNRLSDFLFVLARRLGKDLGATETAWKART, encoded by the coding sequence ATGTCCAGGATTAAAATATACACCCGTACCGGTGACAAAGGTCAGACTTCACTGATCGGCGGCACCAGGGTGCCAAAATTCCATCCCCGCATCGAAGCTTACGGAACTATAGATGAGCTCAATTCATACATTGGGCTGATCCGGGACCAGGACATCGACATGTATTTCAAGGATATACTGCTGGAAATACAGGACAGGCTTTTCACGGCCGAATCCATCATCGCCTTGGATCCCGCGGCGGAGGCGACAATAAAATTACCTGAATTGAACGATGCCGACATCACTTTTCTTGAGCAGGAAATTGACCACATGAATGAAGTCCTGCCGGAACTGAAATCTTTTATCCTTCCGGGAGGGCACCCCGTGGTTTCTTATTGTCATGTTGCCCGCTGTGTTTGCCGTCGTGCAGAACGTCATACGATCCGCCTTGCCCGATCACAACCCGTAGAAGAAAAGGTCATACAATACCTCAACAGGCTATCCGATTTCCTGTTTGTCCTGGCCCGCCGTTTGGGAAAAGACCTCGGCGCTACTGAAACTGCCTGGAAAGCAAGAACTTAA
- a CDS encoding ABC transporter ATP-binding protein produces the protein MNNEVIRLVEITRHFKVGLEIVKALRGVSTVIQKNEFVALMGASGSGKSTLMNLVGCLDTPTSGQYFLSGNDVSKLNDNELAEIRNKEIGFIFQTFNLLPRSTALENVMLPLVYAGIGKVDRITRATKTLESVGLSDRMNHKPNELSGGQRQRVSTARALVNNPSLILADEPTGNLDSKTSDEIMRLLVDIHRAGNTIIVVTHEEAIARYAHRIIRLIDGMISSDEKNKNIYVQD, from the coding sequence ATGAACAATGAAGTAATCCGGTTGGTGGAAATCACCCGCCATTTTAAAGTTGGTTTAGAGATAGTCAAAGCCCTGCGTGGCGTTTCGACAGTAATCCAGAAAAATGAATTTGTAGCCCTGATGGGTGCTTCCGGATCCGGCAAGTCGACATTGATGAACCTCGTAGGTTGCCTGGATACGCCGACTTCAGGTCAGTATTTCCTGAGCGGCAATGATGTGAGCAAACTGAATGACAATGAACTGGCCGAGATCCGGAACAAGGAGATCGGGTTTATTTTTCAGACTTTCAACCTTTTGCCCCGGTCAACCGCCCTGGAGAATGTCATGCTGCCCCTGGTTTATGCCGGTATTGGCAAGGTTGACAGGATAACGAGAGCGACAAAAACACTGGAATCGGTGGGCTTATCCGACCGCATGAATCATAAGCCCAACGAATTATCCGGCGGGCAGCGCCAGCGTGTTTCTACCGCCCGGGCCCTGGTCAACAATCCATCCCTGATCCTGGCTGATGAGCCCACAGGCAACCTCGATTCTAAAACTTCCGATGAAATCATGAGACTGCTGGTGGATATTCACCGGGCCGGGAATACGATCATTGTGGTTACCCATGAGGAGGCGATAGCCCGCTATGCTCATCGCATTATCCGCCTGATCGACGGGATGATTTCTTCTGATGAGAAAAATAAGAATATCTATGTCCAGGATTAA
- a CDS encoding SurA N-terminal domain-containing protein, which yields MNLKYTIIKVVLSIIIVVLAYMIYESIMRPVRFNKATAEREAKVIARLIDLRTVQQFYKREHNKYAASFETLINFLKTGEIPMVKMIPDPNDTTFSKTISDTLGYVKVADSLFSKRPNFNLDSLKYIPFSDGITFDLAAGEIDRGGIKVGVYEIKAPYSNYMRGLDRQLVINLTKSKEDVDRYPGLKVGSMEEPSTDGNWE from the coding sequence ATGAATCTGAAATATACAATTATCAAGGTGGTTCTTTCCATCATCATTGTTGTTCTGGCGTATATGATTTATGAAAGCATTATGCGGCCTGTCAGGTTTAATAAAGCCACCGCCGAAAGGGAGGCAAAAGTCATCGCACGGTTGATCGATCTGAGGACCGTCCAGCAATTTTATAAAAGAGAACATAATAAATACGCTGCCAGTTTCGAAACCCTGATCAATTTTCTGAAAACCGGGGAAATACCAATGGTGAAAATGATCCCGGACCCTAATGATACGACTTTCAGCAAAACCATCAGCGATACCCTTGGATATGTGAAAGTGGCAGACTCTTTATTCAGCAAAAGGCCAAATTTCAATCTTGATTCCCTTAAATATATACCTTTCTCGGATGGAATAACATTTGATCTGGCCGCCGGCGAAATCGACAGGGGGGGTATTAAGGTCGGGGTCTATGAAATCAAAGCGCCTTATTCAAATTACATGAGAGGCCTTGACAGACAATTAGTCATCAACCTTACCAAATCAAAAGAAGATGTCGATCGCTACCCGGGATTGAAGGTGGGATCGATGGAAGAACCATCGACTGACGGGAATTGGGAATAA
- a CDS encoding DUF3822 family protein: protein MNAFMSPDRYFDPESGRISAYFSKLFILIGQESLQYCILDTGKNIFVALADFRLPSSPKTQEAFYSDISQLISEEEILQKKYSSVVIGLDTAAHTLVPAPLFDSDHSKKYLEFNFGLTGNGKVSADRLEEIDAYNVYEIPPGLLDVLQVNYGEAAIFHRSSVLIRAIYHHHKISPEPACLFLNVRDRFIDLISFQGTRLVYFNSYSCQGKEDMLYYTLYTLEQLKLSPDTVQLFISGMLDVDSDSHRLLEQYIRAVSFSDSLSSFDYSPLLHQLPVHRYQEIYALALCGS from the coding sequence ATGAATGCTTTCATGTCGCCTGACCGTTATTTCGACCCGGAATCCGGCCGCATTTCCGCATATTTCAGCAAACTATTCATCCTGATAGGACAGGAATCCCTGCAATATTGCATCCTCGATACGGGAAAAAACATTTTCGTTGCATTGGCGGATTTTCGGCTGCCATCATCTCCCAAAACCCAGGAGGCCTTTTATTCTGATATTTCACAGTTGATTTCGGAAGAGGAAATATTGCAAAAAAAATATTCTTCGGTAGTTATTGGCCTTGATACAGCTGCGCATACGCTGGTTCCCGCTCCTTTATTCGATTCAGACCACAGTAAAAAATACCTGGAATTTAATTTCGGATTGACAGGCAATGGGAAGGTCAGTGCGGACAGGTTAGAGGAAATCGATGCATATAACGTTTATGAAATTCCGCCGGGTTTATTGGATGTCCTTCAGGTTAATTACGGGGAAGCAGCTATTTTTCACCGTAGTTCTGTACTGATCAGGGCTATATATCACCATCATAAAATCAGCCCTGAACCGGCATGCTTATTCCTGAATGTGAGAGACCGGTTTATTGATCTGATCTCTTTTCAGGGCACCCGTCTCGTCTATTTCAATTCTTATTCCTGCCAAGGCAAGGAAGATATGCTTTATTACACACTTTATACTCTTGAGCAGTTAAAACTAAGTCCTGATACTGTGCAACTATTTATTTCCGGCATGCTTGATGTGGATTCTGATTCGCATCGTCTGCTGGAGCAATATATACGCGCGGTTTCATTTTCTGATAGCCTCAGTTCCTTTGATTACAGCCCTTTGCTTCACCAGTTGCCTGTGCACCGCTATCAGGAAATATACGCCCTTGCCCTATGCGGATCATAA
- a CDS encoding type I restriction enzyme HsdR N-terminal domain-containing protein: MIKLNFPDYTFTIKDHDGKPVIFDLVRKKYVALTPEEWVRQHVIQYLKQEKQVPLSLISVESEIRLYKTRKRFDIAVFGRNGQALLVVECKSPSVAVTQNVLDQAVRYNFTMKVGFLMLTNGLQHIYCQIDTETGNIRIIDDLPGFISFRY; the protein is encoded by the coding sequence ATGATCAAACTTAATTTCCCGGATTATACATTCACCATAAAAGATCATGATGGAAAGCCTGTCATTTTCGATCTTGTCAGAAAAAAATATGTGGCCCTGACACCGGAAGAATGGGTCAGGCAGCATGTGATTCAATACCTGAAACAGGAAAAGCAGGTCCCTTTATCATTGATCAGTGTAGAATCGGAGATCCGTTTGTATAAGACCCGGAAACGGTTTGATATAGCCGTCTTCGGCCGGAACGGGCAGGCACTGCTTGTTGTAGAATGTAAATCACCATCGGTGGCTGTCACGCAAAATGTCCTTGACCAGGCTGTCCGATATAACTTCACGATGAAAGTTGGCTTTCTGATGCTTACCAATGGCCTGCAGCATATTTACTGCCAAATAGATACAGAAACGGGAAACATCAGGATTATTGATGATCTGCCTGGTTTTATAAGTTTTCGGTACTAA
- a CDS encoding class I SAM-dependent methyltransferase translates to MNSKITQKAWLTGRFIDFLLHSGNRYRVHSPYLYTLIGEVIRRDKPSGDFERIEQIRQECIISDESIQKTDYGESGKYHPGRIYPIAVRKIALTSLTPPRNARRLYRLVRFMKAKKILEIGTSLGITTAYLALANPDARITTLEGCPELSRKAREHFNRLGIKNVELMEGLFEENLSIALDRLGMVDLVFIDGNHHKEAVIDYYEQCFDHSGNETVLIFDDIHSSPGMEEAWDLIRQKDEVRVSLDFFSTGWVIFRKESSKQHFRLRYI, encoded by the coding sequence TTGAATAGCAAGATTACTCAAAAAGCCTGGTTAACCGGCCGTTTTATTGATTTTTTGCTGCACTCCGGAAATCGTTACCGTGTTCACTCGCCGTATCTGTATACATTGATAGGGGAAGTTATCAGAAGAGATAAACCATCAGGGGATTTTGAACGAATCGAGCAGATCAGGCAGGAGTGTATAATTAGTGATGAAAGCATCCAAAAGACCGATTACGGGGAAAGCGGGAAATATCACCCAGGCAGAATTTATCCGATAGCGGTTCGGAAAATTGCCCTGACTTCCCTTACTCCGCCCAGGAATGCCAGGCGGCTTTACCGCCTGGTCCGGTTCATGAAAGCCAAAAAGATACTGGAAATAGGGACTTCGCTGGGAATCACTACGGCTTACCTCGCACTGGCCAATCCAGATGCCAGGATCACTACCCTCGAGGGTTGCCCGGAGTTGAGCCGCAAAGCAAGAGAGCATTTCAACAGGCTTGGTATTAAAAATGTTGAACTGATGGAAGGACTATTTGAGGAAAATCTGTCGATAGCCCTTGACCGGCTTGGAATGGTTGACCTTGTCTTTATTGATGGCAACCACCATAAGGAAGCCGTGATTGATTATTATGAGCAATGCTTTGATCATTCCGGTAACGAAACGGTTTTAATATTTGACGATATCCATTCCTCTCCCGGGATGGAAGAAGCCTGGGATTTAATAAGGCAGAAAGATGAAGTCAGGGTCAGTCTGGACTTCTTTTCCACCGGCTGGGTAATATTCAGGAAAGAATCCTCGAAGCAGCATTTCAGGCTCAGGTATATCTAA
- a CDS encoding AMP nucleosidase, giving the protein MKTKEDIVRNWLPRYTGKALKDFGKYILLTNFDHYVDLFAAWHQIPVIGKDRPMPNATANDITIINFGMGSSNAATIMDLLGAVEPRAALFLGKCGGLKKKNEIGDLILPIAAIRGDGTSDDYFPPEVPALPAFNLQKAVSTTIRDHNHDYWTGTVYTTNRRVWEYDEDFKEHLRKMRCMAIDMETATLFIVGFANGIPSGALLLVSDQPMIPDGIKTEEIDRQVNRDHVEDHLRIGIDSLNQLINDGLTVKHLRF; this is encoded by the coding sequence ATGAAAACCAAAGAGGATATTGTCAGGAACTGGTTGCCAAGGTACACCGGAAAGGCGTTAAAAGATTTCGGAAAGTATATCCTGTTGACCAACTTTGATCATTATGTCGATTTGTTTGCCGCCTGGCACCAGATCCCTGTCATCGGTAAAGACCGTCCGATGCCCAATGCCACGGCAAATGACATTACGATCATCAATTTCGGCATGGGGAGTTCCAATGCAGCAACAATCATGGATTTACTGGGGGCTGTTGAGCCCAGGGCAGCACTTTTCCTGGGCAAATGCGGTGGGTTGAAAAAAAAGAATGAGATTGGTGACCTGATCCTGCCTATCGCAGCTATACGCGGCGATGGTACTTCCGATGACTATTTCCCGCCCGAGGTGCCGGCATTACCTGCTTTTAACTTGCAAAAGGCGGTTTCCACTACCATCCGCGATCATAACCATGACTACTGGACCGGAACCGTTTACACTACCAACAGGCGGGTGTGGGAATATGATGAAGACTTCAAGGAGCATCTCCGCAAAATGCGCTGCATGGCCATCGATATGGAAACTGCAACACTCTTTATTGTTGGTTTTGCCAACGGTATCCCATCCGGCGCGCTTCTGCTGGTAAGCGACCAGCCCATGATCCCTGACGGTATCAAAACTGAAGAGATAGACCGGCAAGTCAACCGTGACCATGTGGAAGATCACCTCCGGATCGGGATCGACTCCCTGAACCAACTTATCAATGACGGCCTTACAGTAAAACACCTTCGTTTTTAA